A single genomic interval of Helianthus annuus cultivar XRQ/B chromosome 6, HanXRQr2.0-SUNRISE, whole genome shotgun sequence harbors:
- the LOC110864924 gene encoding tetrahydrocannabinolic acid synthase: MKISQLVFLFVLTLCFFVSWGATHPFNVDDSEDLISCLQSKTNNVTSISQLIFTPVNSSFQSIWEARVNNLRFIKPSTPKPSVIVTPIDETQIQTTLFCSKKHGYQIRIRSGGHDFEAISSSAVVPFVMLDLVNMKSIDVDVGKRTAWVQAGALLGELYYSISQKTNTLYFPAGICPTVGVGGYMGGGGYGTLVRKYGTAADNVLDVRFMDVNGNILERKSMGEDLFWALRGGGASSFGIVLAWKLRLVPVPEIVTVFGVNITLEENGTDIFYKYQYVAPSMDRDLLIRVQLFSEFIGNTTNKTIKMWFQGLYLGKTDTLLQLLDKDFPELKVRRENCEEMSMVQSSLVLADQGFTTSTPTEALANQSAIERQSWNYKIKLDYVRTPIPKSGLRKMWRKIFENDQSEMLVIYTFGGKMEEYSETAIPYPHRAGVLYQFLKGVNFADQTSDMTPTSLKRVQWLQRFYKFLEPYVSKNPREAYLNYVDLDLGVGRDTYEEASVWGESYWKRENFKKLIRIKAQVDPENFFRHPQSIPVFDYPLVSTS; the protein is encoded by the coding sequence ATGAAAATATCTCAACTTGTGTTCCTCTTTGTTCTAACCCTTTGTTTCTTTGTTTCATGGGGAGCCACACACCCCTTTAATGTTGATGATTCAGAAGATTTAATAAGCTGCCTCCAATCCAAAACCAACAATGTCACCTCCATCTCTCAACTCATTTTCACCCCCGTTAATTCTTCTTTCCAGTCCATTTGGGAAGCTAGAGTCAACAATCTTAGGTTCATTAAACCCTCCACCCCTAAACCATCCGTCATCGTAACTCCCATCGACGAAACGCAGATCCAAACCACTCTTTTCTGCTCCAAGAAACACGGATACCAGATCAGGATCAGGTCGGGAGGACATGACTTCGAAGCCATCTCGTCTTCTGCTGTAGTTCCGTTTGTCATGCTTGATCTTGTCAACATGAAGTCTATAGATGTGGATGTTGGAAAGAGGACTGCATGGGTCCAGGCCGGTGCACTGCTTGGTGAGCTATACTACAGTATTTCTCAAAAGACCAACACCTTGTACTTCCCGGCTGGCATTTGCCCTACGGTGGGTGTGGGCGGGTACATGGGCGGTGGTGGGTATGGAACCCTGGTGAGGAAATATGGGACTGCTGCTGATAATGTTTTGGATGTTCGGTTCATGGATGTCAATGGAAATATTTTGGAAAGGAAGTCGATGGGAGAAGATTTGTTTTGGGCGCTTCGCGGTGGTGGTGCTTCCAGCTTTGGGATAGTTCTTGCATGGAAGCTGAGGTTAGTGCCAGTGCCGGAGATCGTGACTGTTTTCGGGGTGAATATAACACTTGAAGAAAATGGGACAGATATTTTCTATAAATATCAATATGTAGCACCAAGTATGGATCGAGATTTGCTTATAAGAGTTCAACTATTCAGCGAATTTATAGGAAACACTACGAATAAAACGATCAAAATGTGGTTTCAAGGACTTTATCTTGGCAAAACTGATACACTACTTCAATTGCTAGACAAAGACTTCCCGGAGCTCAAGGTGAGACGAGAGAATTGCGAAGAAATGAGCATGGTTCAGTCAAGTCTTGTATTAGCCGATCAGGGATTCACAACCTCTACCCCAACCGAGGCTCTTGCAAACCAATCTGCCATCGAGAGGCAGTCTTGGAACTACAAAATAAAACTAGACTATGTTAGGACTCCGATCCCAAAAAGCGGGCTCAGAAAGATGTGGAGAAAGATATTTGAAAACGACCAATCAGAGATGTTGGTTATATACACATTTGGCGGGAAGATGGAGGAGTACTCGGAAACAGCAATTCCATATCCTCATAGAGCTGGGGTGTTGTACCAGTTTCTTAAGGGTGTGAATTTTGCAGATCAAACTTCAGACATGACCCCAACATCGCTCAAACGGGTACAGTGGCTGCAAAGGTTTTATAAGTTTTTGGAGCCATACGTATCAAAGAACCCGAGGGAGGCTTATTTAAACTACGTTGATCTTGATTTGGGTGTTGGAAGGGACACTTATGAGGAAGCAAGCGTTTGGGGTGAGAGTTATTGGAAGAGAGAAAACTTTAAAAAGTTGATTCGAATCAAGGCCCAAGTGGATCCAGAGAATTTCTTTAGGCACCCACAAAGTATACCGGTTTTCGACTATCCACTTGTTTCGACCAGCTGA
- the LOC118479503 gene encoding uncharacterized protein LOC118479503, with product MDSPSSSSMVNFYYNEYFADGDGSTYEELEQEAVTSACQLAVRYVKHSSRPQAEKNKRGIIDVYGARCLRTPTWENLQKIYEVHNAEHGLPGMIGSIDCMHWRWDNCPTAWRGQHTRGDQKGPTIFLQAVASQDLWVWSAYFGVVRPCNDINVFEQSPLLEE from the exons ATGGATTCTCCTAGTTCTTCATCCATGGTAAATTTTTACTACAACGAGTATTTTGCGGATGGCGATGGTTCGACCTATGAGGAGcttgagcaagaggcggttacgagtgcatgtcAACTAGCGGTGAGATATGTCAAGCATTCTAGTCGGCCCCAAgcagaaaaaaataaaagag gtataatTGATGTGTACGGTGCGCGATGTCTTAGAACGCCTACATGGGAGAACCTTCAAAAGATCTACGAGGTACATAATGCCGAGCATGGTTTGCCTGGTATGATCGGGAGCATAGATTGCATGCATTGGCGTTGGGATAACTGCCCGACTGCATGGCGAGGCCAACACACACGTGGTGACCAAAAAGGACCCACTATTTTTCTTCAGGCGGTTGCTTCacaggacctttgggtttggtcggcttactttggCGTGGTCAGGCCATGCAATGATATCAATGTTTTTGAACAATCGCCGTTGTTAGAGGAGTGA